In the Juglans microcarpa x Juglans regia isolate MS1-56 chromosome 6D, Jm3101_v1.0, whole genome shotgun sequence genome, one interval contains:
- the LOC121236079 gene encoding rust resistance kinase Lr10-like isoform X1, with amino-acid sequence MAISCSFFLFMVFTMMDHHVGGHENVCEELRCGGKGPAIRFHFRLSHTRQPDHCSFPGFTLSCTDSNQTLLELPISVKLFVKKINYKTQVIQLFDPNHCFPRDQLSRLNLSSSPFQFLFDEQYYYYPRGYGLFNCSQSTNQSNDMIRRISCLSDPTHQVYALKFGYDQSLMELPISSCTKMYNIPYIAEGAVTGDANILHLNWSSPDCRHCERRSKNCRILKNNNSTGESKTECFPRQRNHAKGSTSTKLVIVGAILGSFLLVLLVFAIYRVYRYDKVEKENQAKIEMFLEDYRNLKPSRYTYSDIRRITNEFADKLGQGAYGTVFKGKLSNEIYVAVKILNTSKGKGEEFLNEVGTMGTIHHVNVVRLVGFCADGFRRALVYEFLSNNSLDKFISSADVKNQFLGWDKLQDIAIGIAKGIEYLHQGCDQRILHFDIKPHNILLDHNFNPKISDFGLAKLCSKDQSAVSMTTARGTMGYIAPEVFSRNFGNVTYKVDVYSFGMLLLEMVGGRKNTEVTTENISQVYFPEWIYNCLEQKEDFRVFVEDDGDAQIAKKLAIVGLWCIQWNPMNRPSMKVAVQMLEGGGNLTMPPNPFASTTTTRTNARTPAMDFRQELQVIPESE; translated from the exons ATGGCGATTTCGTGTTCCTTCTTCTTGTTTATGGTTTTCACGATGATGGACCACCACGTAGGAGGTCATGAAAATGTGTGTGAAGAATTACGTTGTGGAGGCAAAGGCCCAGCCATCCGATTTCATTTCCGGCTTAGCCACACGAGACAACCTGACCACTGTAGCTTTCCTGGGTTTACTCTTTCCTGCACAGATTCAAACCAAACACTGCTCGAACTGCCCATTTCAGTGAAGCTCTTTGTCAAGAAGATTAACTATAAAACGCAGGTTATTCAACTTTTTGACCCAAATCACTGCTTCCCAAGAGATCAGCTTAGTAGACTCAATCTATCTTCTTCGCCTTTCCAATTCCTATTCGACGAACAATATTACTACTACCCTCGTGGCTATGGCTTATTCAATTGTTCCCAAAGTACAAATCAGAGCAATGACATGATCCGCAGGATCTCTTGTCTGAGTGACCCTACCCACCAAGTTTACGCCTTGAAATTCGGTTATGATCAATCGTTAATGGAGTTGCCCATATCGTCTTGTACAAAGATGTATAATATTCCGTATATTGCTGAAGGTGCAGTGACGGGCGACGCTAACATTCTTCACTTGAACTGGTCCAGTCCAGACTGCAGGCATTGTGAACGGAGAAGCAAGAATTGTAGAATTTTGAAGAATAATAATAGCACTGGCGAATCAAAAACTGAGTGCTTCCCCAGACAAAGAAATCATGCCAAAGGTA GCACATCGACAAAATTAGTGATTGTTG GTGCCATTTTAGGTTCatttttgttggtattgttgGTCTTTGCAATCTACCGTGTCTATAGGTATGATaaagttgagaaagaaaatcaagCAAAGATCGAAATGTTTTTGGAAGATTATAGAAACTTAAAGCCCTCAAGATACACGTATTCTGATATTAGAAGGATTACAAATGAATTTGCTGATAAGTTAGGCCAAGGAGCTTATGGAACAGTGTTCAAAGGAAAGCTTTCCAACGAAATCTATGTTGCGGTGAAGATTCTGAACACTTCCAAAGGAAAAGGGGAGGAATTCTTAAATGAAGTGGGAACAATGGGTACGATCCACCATGTCAATGTTGTTCGCTTGGTTGGTTTTTGTGCCGATGGATTTAGAAGAGCCTTAGTGTAtgaatttttatcaaataactCTCTAGACAAGTTCATATCTTCGGCAGATGTTAAGAATCAATTTCTTGGTTGGGACAAGCTACAAGACATTGCCATTGGAATTGCAAAAGGAATTGAGTATCTTCACCAAGGGTGCGACCAACGAATACTTCATTTTGACATCAAACCTCATAATATTTTGCTAGACCATAACTTCAATCCAAAAATTTCTGATTTTGGTCTTGCTAAGTTGTGCTCTAAAGACCAAAGTGCAGTATCCATGACCACGGCCAGAGGAACCATGGGTTACATTGCACCAGAAGTGTTCTCTAGGAATTTTGGAAATGTGACTTACAAAGTTGATGTTTATAGTTTCGGAATGCTGTTGCTAGAAATGGTCGGAGGCAGGAAAAATACAGAGGTCACAACAGAGAATATTAGCCAAGTCTATTTTCCAGAATGGATCTATAATTGTTTAGAGCAAAAAGAAGACTTTCGAGTCTTTGTTGAAGATGATGGAGATGCTCAGATTGCAAAGAAACTCGCAATTGTAGGGCTGTGGTGCATCCAATGGAACCCAATGAATCGTCCCTCAATGAAAGTTGCAGTTCAAATGTTGGAAGGAGGGGGCAATTTGACCATGCCTCCTAATCCCTTTGCCTCCACAACTACTACAAGAACCAATGCAAGGACACCGGCAATGGATTTTCGTCAAGAGTTACAAGTCATACCAGAATCAGAATAA
- the LOC121236079 gene encoding rust resistance kinase Lr10-like isoform X2 → MAISCSFFLFMVFTMMDHHVGGHENVCEELRCGGKGPAIRFHFRLSHTRQPDHCSFPGFTLSCTDSNQTLLELPISVKLFVKKINYKTQVIQLFDPNHCFPRDQLSRLNLSSSPFQFLFDEQYYYYPRGYGLFNCSQSTNQSNDMIRRISCLSDPTHQVYALKFGYDQSLMELPISSCTKMYNIPYIAEGAVTGDANILHLNWSSPDCRHCERRSKNCRILKNNNSTGESKTECFPRQRNHAKGTSTKLVIVGAILGSFLLVLLVFAIYRVYRYDKVEKENQAKIEMFLEDYRNLKPSRYTYSDIRRITNEFADKLGQGAYGTVFKGKLSNEIYVAVKILNTSKGKGEEFLNEVGTMGTIHHVNVVRLVGFCADGFRRALVYEFLSNNSLDKFISSADVKNQFLGWDKLQDIAIGIAKGIEYLHQGCDQRILHFDIKPHNILLDHNFNPKISDFGLAKLCSKDQSAVSMTTARGTMGYIAPEVFSRNFGNVTYKVDVYSFGMLLLEMVGGRKNTEVTTENISQVYFPEWIYNCLEQKEDFRVFVEDDGDAQIAKKLAIVGLWCIQWNPMNRPSMKVAVQMLEGGGNLTMPPNPFASTTTTRTNARTPAMDFRQELQVIPESE, encoded by the exons ATGGCGATTTCGTGTTCCTTCTTCTTGTTTATGGTTTTCACGATGATGGACCACCACGTAGGAGGTCATGAAAATGTGTGTGAAGAATTACGTTGTGGAGGCAAAGGCCCAGCCATCCGATTTCATTTCCGGCTTAGCCACACGAGACAACCTGACCACTGTAGCTTTCCTGGGTTTACTCTTTCCTGCACAGATTCAAACCAAACACTGCTCGAACTGCCCATTTCAGTGAAGCTCTTTGTCAAGAAGATTAACTATAAAACGCAGGTTATTCAACTTTTTGACCCAAATCACTGCTTCCCAAGAGATCAGCTTAGTAGACTCAATCTATCTTCTTCGCCTTTCCAATTCCTATTCGACGAACAATATTACTACTACCCTCGTGGCTATGGCTTATTCAATTGTTCCCAAAGTACAAATCAGAGCAATGACATGATCCGCAGGATCTCTTGTCTGAGTGACCCTACCCACCAAGTTTACGCCTTGAAATTCGGTTATGATCAATCGTTAATGGAGTTGCCCATATCGTCTTGTACAAAGATGTATAATATTCCGTATATTGCTGAAGGTGCAGTGACGGGCGACGCTAACATTCTTCACTTGAACTGGTCCAGTCCAGACTGCAGGCATTGTGAACGGAGAAGCAAGAATTGTAGAATTTTGAAGAATAATAATAGCACTGGCGAATCAAAAACTGAGTGCTTCCCCAGACAAAGAAATCATGCCAAAG GCACATCGACAAAATTAGTGATTGTTG GTGCCATTTTAGGTTCatttttgttggtattgttgGTCTTTGCAATCTACCGTGTCTATAGGTATGATaaagttgagaaagaaaatcaagCAAAGATCGAAATGTTTTTGGAAGATTATAGAAACTTAAAGCCCTCAAGATACACGTATTCTGATATTAGAAGGATTACAAATGAATTTGCTGATAAGTTAGGCCAAGGAGCTTATGGAACAGTGTTCAAAGGAAAGCTTTCCAACGAAATCTATGTTGCGGTGAAGATTCTGAACACTTCCAAAGGAAAAGGGGAGGAATTCTTAAATGAAGTGGGAACAATGGGTACGATCCACCATGTCAATGTTGTTCGCTTGGTTGGTTTTTGTGCCGATGGATTTAGAAGAGCCTTAGTGTAtgaatttttatcaaataactCTCTAGACAAGTTCATATCTTCGGCAGATGTTAAGAATCAATTTCTTGGTTGGGACAAGCTACAAGACATTGCCATTGGAATTGCAAAAGGAATTGAGTATCTTCACCAAGGGTGCGACCAACGAATACTTCATTTTGACATCAAACCTCATAATATTTTGCTAGACCATAACTTCAATCCAAAAATTTCTGATTTTGGTCTTGCTAAGTTGTGCTCTAAAGACCAAAGTGCAGTATCCATGACCACGGCCAGAGGAACCATGGGTTACATTGCACCAGAAGTGTTCTCTAGGAATTTTGGAAATGTGACTTACAAAGTTGATGTTTATAGTTTCGGAATGCTGTTGCTAGAAATGGTCGGAGGCAGGAAAAATACAGAGGTCACAACAGAGAATATTAGCCAAGTCTATTTTCCAGAATGGATCTATAATTGTTTAGAGCAAAAAGAAGACTTTCGAGTCTTTGTTGAAGATGATGGAGATGCTCAGATTGCAAAGAAACTCGCAATTGTAGGGCTGTGGTGCATCCAATGGAACCCAATGAATCGTCCCTCAATGAAAGTTGCAGTTCAAATGTTGGAAGGAGGGGGCAATTTGACCATGCCTCCTAATCCCTTTGCCTCCACAACTACTACAAGAACCAATGCAAGGACACCGGCAATGGATTTTCGTCAAGAGTTACAAGTCATACCAGAATCAGAATAA